The following proteins are co-located in the Legionella busanensis genome:
- a CDS encoding protein kinase domain-containing protein, whose amino-acid sequence MPSSMIDEFTIPHIPLKVNLEHLSPNNKLLTNEQITRVIKDIEIIKKSAHKTLRREHFAQRFKKTALNTPYDIIVFDENYYAIYYGVQRSKHVGSGGFGYVKLVQNIKSGEWAVLKLTAVDKKHNEYLLLRKVNLALGYLERTLPIHKENYFVKSQKTRNKHGAATSSSLHQANLLMKLAEGIDLDELARSNYNLPMSKWIEIILQVSKEYKQLKDKSIIHKDLKPKNIFYSFSKNKATIIDLGGSTKKSFFALKKEKEIYTMGYVAPELLFKTHYNEATDIYALGKTFLHLLDLNGYYLAKKEVQLYYKLYKYCYYHMADDEAKDRPCIEQAIEFFKTLQYSCTNLLPKPFRKIALFSIDEYLHYLNETQNNIHEEEPISSPTLNQSLKNYAQAFTSALKLFDEVWFIDTSKGSQKNYIQLHRDLSSQKIIVGQRCFLTEDKNLHSVVSAIEEKIKTKNLNQDNKYFFITTQTEIQDLADICPIILKTEEDDGYYQKIIDAYTALDIHKEYQIIKESLAVLANQYDIVKDTLKDFEKRFSEGKLSFYYLKDTLRELSEQLPALEEKISLVPNHNNIKFFSKFKPSKSQSLQSIKQIDAQIDGWVSSYQM is encoded by the coding sequence ATGCCCTCATCAATGATTGATGAATTTACTATTCCTCATATTCCACTTAAAGTAAATTTAGAGCATCTTTCCCCAAATAATAAATTATTAACTAACGAACAAATTACGCGAGTTATTAAAGACATTGAGATCATTAAAAAATCAGCTCATAAAACTTTAAGAAGAGAACATTTCGCACAGCGATTTAAAAAAACAGCGTTAAATACACCCTATGACATTATTGTCTTTGATGAAAATTATTATGCTATTTATTATGGCGTTCAACGTAGTAAACATGTAGGTTCTGGCGGTTTTGGCTATGTCAAATTAGTACAAAATATTAAATCAGGTGAATGGGCTGTTTTAAAGCTAACAGCCGTTGATAAAAAACACAACGAATACTTATTATTGCGGAAAGTTAATTTAGCTTTAGGGTATCTGGAACGAACATTGCCTATACATAAAGAAAATTATTTTGTTAAATCTCAAAAAACACGAAATAAGCATGGCGCTGCCACTTCAAGCTCCCTTCATCAAGCAAATCTTTTAATGAAACTAGCTGAGGGTATAGATTTAGATGAATTAGCTCGCAGCAATTATAATTTACCCATGAGCAAATGGATTGAAATTATCTTGCAAGTATCAAAAGAATATAAGCAATTAAAGGATAAAAGTATAATCCATAAAGATCTTAAACCAAAAAATATTTTTTATTCTTTCAGTAAAAATAAAGCAACTATTATTGACTTAGGTGGCTCAACAAAAAAAAGCTTTTTTGCATTAAAAAAAGAAAAAGAAATTTATACTATGGGATACGTAGCACCCGAATTACTTTTTAAAACACACTATAATGAAGCAACTGATATTTATGCGCTTGGCAAAACCTTTCTTCATTTATTAGATTTAAATGGCTATTATTTAGCAAAAAAAGAAGTTCAGCTTTATTATAAACTGTATAAATATTGTTATTATCATATGGCAGATGATGAGGCTAAAGATAGGCCTTGTATTGAACAGGCTATTGAATTTTTTAAAACCTTGCAATACTCCTGCACCAATTTGTTGCCTAAACCTTTTAGAAAGATCGCATTGTTTTCTATTGATGAATATTTACATTACCTAAATGAAACGCAAAATAATATACATGAAGAAGAACCTATTTCTTCACCTACTCTCAATCAAAGCTTAAAAAATTATGCTCAAGCTTTCACATCGGCATTAAAATTATTTGATGAAGTATGGTTTATTGACACATCTAAAGGCTCACAAAAAAACTATATTCAATTACATAGAGATTTAAGCTCCCAGAAAATCATTGTTGGACAGCGGTGCTTTTTAACTGAAGATAAAAATTTACACTCGGTTGTATCTGCTATTGAAGAAAAAATTAAAACAAAAAATTTAAATCAAGATAACAAATATTTTTTTATAACTACACAAACAGAAATACAAGATTTAGCGGATATTTGTCCTATTATATTAAAAACTGAGGAAGACGACGGATACTATCAAAAAATCATTGACGCCTATACAGCACTTGATATTCACAAGGAATATCAAATTATAAAAGAATCCTTAGCAGTACTGGCAAATCAATATGATATTGTAAAAGATACGTTAAAAGATTTTGAAAAACGCTTTTCAGAAGGTAAGTTATCTTTCTACTATTTAAAAGATACCTTAAGAGAATTAAGTGAACAATTACCTGCTTTAGAAGAGAAAATCTCTTTAGTACCCAATCATAATAATATAAAATTTTTTTCTAAATTTAAGCCTTCTAAATCTCAATCTCTACAAAGTATTAAGCAGATTGATGCTCAAATTGATGGCTGGGTAAGCTCATATCAAATGTAA
- a CDS encoding cyanophycinase: protein MKPKGLILLIGGAEQRGEEAPDIEQDESDFTPYEIFKKILKEVHIKKILFITSGKDLHKETQEDYKKAFKKLGFKAIDFIFIESREDGENEDHIEKAKKAGVVFFTGGDQFYHATLLGGTSLITAIKDKYIHTENFIIAGTSAGAMVIPSVIIASGGQTEALLHQNLVISSGFSLLPHCIVDTHFIKRGRFSRLTHAILLNPEKLGVGLGEDSAVLIRNGEEAECIGSGMVIIIDGSEIKQSNIAEAKEGEPIYLSNVKAYFLVRGCKFLLKKRKFIPPKS from the coding sequence ATGAAACCTAAAGGATTAATATTATTAATTGGCGGGGCTGAGCAAAGGGGTGAAGAAGCACCGGATATTGAGCAAGACGAATCTGATTTTACGCCTTATGAAATATTTAAAAAAATATTAAAAGAAGTTCATATCAAAAAAATTCTATTCATTACTTCAGGCAAGGACTTACATAAAGAAACTCAAGAAGACTACAAAAAAGCTTTTAAAAAACTGGGTTTTAAGGCTATTGATTTTATTTTTATTGAAAGTCGTGAAGATGGTGAAAACGAAGATCATATAGAAAAAGCAAAAAAAGCAGGCGTAGTTTTTTTTACAGGTGGTGACCAATTTTACCATGCGACCCTTTTGGGAGGCACAAGTCTTATCACCGCAATTAAAGATAAATACATTCATACTGAAAATTTCATCATAGCTGGAACAAGTGCAGGCGCTATGGTTATACCGTCAGTCATTATAGCTTCAGGTGGGCAAACAGAAGCCCTTCTTCATCAAAATTTAGTTATTTCTTCTGGATTTAGTTTATTACCTCATTGTATCGTTGATACTCATTTTATTAAAAGAGGACGCTTTAGCCGGCTCACTCATGCTATTTTACTAAATCCTGAAAAATTAGGCGTGGGTTTGGGTGAAGACAGTGCGGTACTTATTCGAAACGGTGAAGAGGCAGAGTGTATAGGCTCAGGCATGGTTATTATCATTGATGGTTCAGAAATCAAACAATCCAATATAGCTGAGGCTAAAGAGGGAGAGCCTATTTATTTATCAAATGTTAAAGCATATTTTCTAGTTAGAGGCTGTAAATTTTTACTTAAAAAACGAAAATTTATACCACCTAAATCATAA
- a CDS encoding MFS transporter, translated as MRLIKPTPKAILVWLICVFFYLYEFLLRTILGTFQQPIMQELELSQVQFAILSSTSYLLVYGLMQIPVGVIVDRFGLKKTLFIAALLCAVANLAFGFSTTYHMAIISRVLMGLGSSFGFICLLVAVYDWMPKPNIAFFIGLSQFFGTLGPMIAGGPLNTLANAGVVSWRGLFIILAAIGLFLSLVILLFVEKNKQHPGNFIILSRPRATLDSLYILIKQPQIWCIMLCGTFNYFSIEYLSENEGKNFLMHNGFSSNFSSYMITLAWLGFAIGSPIFGYFSDKIKRRKPFLLFSAATSLIALTGIIYFPIQELIVAFCFFALGLGVGAASIGIVVIAEQCKTHYLAAGLGLNNGIIMLLVSINAPIIGGILLWQSHQVSLLTAYHYSFSLLVLMPLVSLFITIFFIRETFAKPVKENTILNVKVSQL; from the coding sequence GTGAGATTAATTAAACCAACACCCAAAGCTATATTGGTTTGGCTAATATGTGTTTTCTTTTATTTATATGAATTTTTGCTGCGCACTATTTTAGGTACTTTTCAACAGCCTATTATGCAGGAGTTAGAACTAAGCCAAGTTCAATTTGCTATTTTGAGTTCAACTTCTTATTTATTAGTCTATGGTCTGATGCAAATACCAGTAGGGGTCATTGTTGATCGCTTTGGTTTAAAAAAGACGCTATTTATAGCCGCTTTACTTTGCGCCGTTGCTAACTTAGCATTTGGTTTTTCTACCACTTATCATATGGCTATTATTAGTCGTGTGCTTATGGGATTAGGATCCTCGTTTGGTTTTATTTGTTTATTGGTTGCAGTTTATGATTGGATGCCAAAACCTAATATTGCTTTTTTTATTGGTTTATCACAGTTTTTTGGTACTTTAGGCCCTATGATAGCTGGTGGACCTTTAAATACACTTGCTAATGCTGGGGTTGTTAGCTGGCGAGGTTTATTTATTATATTAGCTGCTATAGGTCTGTTTCTCTCTTTAGTTATATTATTATTCGTAGAAAAAAATAAACAGCATCCTGGTAATTTTATAATCTTATCGCGGCCGCGAGCGACATTAGATAGTCTTTATATATTGATTAAACAGCCACAAATTTGGTGTATTATGTTATGCGGTACGTTTAACTATTTTAGTATCGAATATTTATCTGAAAATGAAGGAAAAAACTTTTTAATGCATAATGGTTTTTCCTCTAATTTTTCTTCATATATGATTACTTTAGCTTGGTTAGGTTTCGCTATTGGTTCCCCTATCTTTGGTTATTTTTCTGACAAAATTAAACGACGTAAGCCCTTTCTTTTATTTAGTGCAGCAACATCTTTAATAGCGCTTACAGGTATAATTTATTTTCCTATTCAAGAATTAATAGTTGCTTTTTGCTTTTTTGCCTTAGGTTTAGGTGTGGGCGCTGCAAGTATTGGCATAGTTGTAATAGCGGAACAATGTAAAACCCATTATTTAGCGGCGGGCTTAGGACTTAACAATGGCATTATAATGCTATTGGTTTCTATAAATGCGCCTATTATAGGAGGTATATTGCTCTGGCAATCCCATCAAGTTTCGTTATTAACAGCTTATCATTACTCGTTTAGTCTTTTGGTGTTAATGCCTTTGGTTAGTTTATTTATCACGATATTCTTTATTCGTGAAACGTTTGCCAAGCCTGTTAAGGAAAATACTATTTTAAATGTAAAAGTAAGCCAATTATAA
- a CDS encoding DUF421 domain-containing protein — MKVIDLLNYELYFRTTIVTVYALFLFRAGSARLLGKYSPLDLIITIVIGAVLGASIVGTLPLLSSLVSTSLIVIIHRSLLFISFKYDRIGHFIRGNEQVVVKDGQYIEKNLQKTTLTPADILQALRVQQGEITIKNVYRSFVEPDGRISFIMNSE, encoded by the coding sequence ATGAAAGTTATTGACCTTTTAAATTATGAGCTTTATTTTCGTACGACAATAGTCACCGTCTATGCATTATTTTTATTTAGAGCTGGCTCTGCGCGATTATTAGGGAAATACTCGCCTTTAGATTTAATTATTACGATCGTAATTGGTGCAGTATTAGGTGCTTCAATTGTTGGTACTTTGCCTCTACTATCATCCTTAGTTTCAACAAGCCTTATTGTGATCATTCATCGTAGCCTACTCTTTATTTCTTTTAAATATGACAGGATCGGGCATTTTATTCGGGGTAATGAGCAAGTAGTTGTTAAAGATGGTCAATACATAGAAAAGAATTTGCAAAAAACGACACTAACACCCGCCGATATCTTACAAGCTCTACGAGTCCAACAAGGAGAAATTACTATAAAAAATGTCTATCGTTCCTTTGTTGAACCAGATGGCCGTATCTCTTTCATTATGAATAGCGAATAA
- a CDS encoding succinylglutamate desuccinylase/aspartoacylase family protein, with translation MKNTNLMICDAIIHPGETANLALPLPEYYSCTNFYMPIKVIHGKQAGPCLLIFAGVNGDELNGIEIINRLLKTDQLKNIRGTLIAVPVLNVFGLINNSNSSPYETNLEQCFPGNSEGSYGERTAEVFTREILAKASYCLEIRTGQINHDLLPQIYCDLDQPESKRLARQFLAPVINHVKKDHSLRKTADDLNIPLLVYKAGEARRFDEAAIHLGIKGIINIMQSLDMADVEEPKDSNDLKPVFSQDQDWIRAHRSGMVVIEVELGQFIKKRQIIGRIIDPFCADAAEPIKANQDGVIVGINRNPLIHEGQSIFKIASFIDNNQAEITLEAWSEQQEAIISEIN, from the coding sequence ATGAAAAATACAAATTTAATGATCTGTGATGCAATAATTCATCCAGGTGAAACTGCTAATTTAGCATTGCCACTGCCGGAATATTATTCATGTACCAATTTTTATATGCCTATCAAGGTAATTCATGGTAAACAAGCTGGTCCATGCTTATTAATTTTTGCTGGCGTTAATGGTGATGAGCTCAACGGTATTGAAATAATTAACCGTTTACTTAAGACTGACCAATTAAAAAATATTCGAGGTACTTTAATTGCTGTCCCGGTATTAAATGTTTTTGGCCTCATTAATAATTCTAATTCTTCCCCCTATGAAACTAATTTAGAGCAGTGTTTTCCAGGAAATAGTGAAGGTTCTTATGGAGAGCGTACAGCTGAAGTGTTTACACGGGAAATACTAGCGAAAGCTTCCTATTGCCTTGAAATTAGAACAGGCCAAATCAATCATGATTTATTACCACAAATTTATTGTGATCTTGATCAACCAGAAAGTAAGCGGCTTGCTAGGCAATTTTTAGCGCCTGTTATTAATCACGTTAAGAAAGATCATTCTTTACGTAAAACAGCAGACGATTTAAATATACCCCTTTTAGTGTATAAAGCAGGTGAGGCTAGACGCTTTGATGAGGCGGCTATTCATTTAGGTATTAAAGGAATCATAAATATAATGCAATCCTTGGATATGGCTGATGTAGAAGAACCAAAGGATTCTAATGACTTAAAACCTGTATTTTCACAAGATCAAGATTGGATTCGTGCGCATCGAAGTGGCATGGTAGTTATTGAAGTTGAGTTAGGGCAATTTATTAAAAAAAGACAAATTATTGGTCGGATAATTGATCCTTTCTGTGCAGATGCAGCAGAACCCATTAAAGCTAATCAAGATGGCGTTATTGTAGGTATCAATCGTAATCCTTTAATACATGAAGGCCAAAGTATTTTCAAAATAGCTTCCTTTATTGATAATAACCAGGCTGAAATAACTCTAGAAGCTTGGTCTGAGCAGCAAGAGGCGATAATCAGTGAGATTAATTAA
- a CDS encoding leucine-rich repeat domain-containing protein, with amino-acid sequence MSSFIPSMWNLTLRCFKSSIWLVVGIVALILFNSPSFSLEISSKGDLAQRLELEKFYYATKGTNWIRQDNWLSEKISYCQWQGIICNEHEQVIEIQLYDNNLEGNLPDSLCNLTELKTLYLSFNKIGGVIPNSIGQCKKLENIWLKANKLEGNIPVSIGEIDNLTWLDLHANKLSGKIPASIGKLNKLKILRLDDNNLSGSIPDALFKLTNLKELYLFNNSISGELKLAIGQLKNLEHIYLGHNHLSGTLPSEITTLYNLKTLRIENNSFVGSLPVELGNMAKLQVLRLDNNHFTGQVPQSVLENKSNFQVLDYSNNDFD; translated from the coding sequence ATGTCTAGTTTTATACCATCTATGTGGAATCTTACGCTTCGCTGTTTTAAATCATCTATATGGCTAGTGGTTGGCATTGTTGCTTTAATATTATTTAACTCTCCTTCCTTCAGTCTGGAAATAAGTAGCAAAGGCGACCTTGCACAACGACTAGAACTGGAAAAATTTTATTATGCAACGAAAGGCACCAACTGGATTCGTCAGGATAATTGGCTCTCAGAGAAAATTTCCTACTGCCAATGGCAGGGTATCATTTGTAATGAACACGAGCAAGTTATCGAAATTCAGTTATACGATAATAATCTTGAAGGAAACTTACCAGATTCCTTATGTAATTTAACCGAATTAAAAACGCTTTACTTAAGCTTTAATAAGATTGGCGGCGTTATTCCTAATTCTATTGGTCAATGCAAAAAGCTTGAAAATATTTGGTTAAAGGCAAATAAATTAGAAGGAAATATTCCTGTTTCTATAGGTGAAATTGACAATCTTACCTGGCTTGATTTGCATGCTAATAAATTGTCAGGAAAAATACCCGCATCAATCGGTAAATTAAATAAGTTGAAAATATTGAGGCTAGATGATAATAACCTTAGCGGCAGTATTCCGGATGCTCTCTTTAAACTAACAAATTTAAAAGAGCTCTATTTATTTAATAATTCTATTTCTGGAGAATTAAAACTTGCAATAGGTCAATTAAAAAATTTAGAACATATTTACTTAGGCCATAATCATTTAAGTGGCACCCTGCCAAGCGAAATTACTACGCTTTACAATTTAAAAACATTAAGAATTGAAAACAACAGTTTTGTAGGTTCTTTACCTGTTGAATTAGGCAACATGGCTAAACTTCAGGTTCTACGCTTAGATAATAATCATTTTACAGGGCAAGTTCCCCAAAGTGTGTTAGAGAATAAATCTAATTTTCAGGTGCTAGACTACTCAAATAATGATTTTGACTAA
- a CDS encoding MerR family transcriptional regulator, which translates to MKKWYAKELAILAQVSVRTLHYYDKIGLLKPSLRQSNNYRLYSEADLLKLQQIIALKFFGFELSQIKQLLSKNDNVLQNLALQSKFLQQKAESLLAASSILDRMSSECSANKSIPWENVIELIEVYKMTQQLEDAWVKEIFTPTELKEYVKFETELKSNSTPEQKEMFEKKWFNLVKEFKDNLHNDPNSKVGIDLGKKLMDWVNNLYGKKYAHLRTKKFEKGFAEGKGLEQHGLNSEIVAWMDKAMDAYLKQRAYSILDNFGKISLPQLLSDWNHLMDEICGDQIDKKATIIALALENEKISQEAKEWLKANFNL; encoded by the coding sequence ATGAAAAAATGGTATGCAAAAGAGTTAGCGATTCTTGCGCAAGTTTCAGTGCGTACGTTGCATTATTATGACAAGATTGGCTTACTTAAACCTAGTTTGCGCCAGAGTAATAATTATCGTTTGTACTCCGAAGCTGATTTATTAAAGTTACAACAGATTATTGCGCTTAAATTTTTTGGTTTTGAGTTATCGCAAATCAAACAATTACTTAGTAAAAATGATAATGTGCTGCAGAACCTTGCCCTGCAATCTAAATTCTTGCAGCAAAAAGCAGAGTCATTATTGGCAGCAAGTTCCATTTTAGATCGCATGTCTTCTGAATGTAGCGCTAATAAATCTATTCCTTGGGAAAATGTGATTGAATTAATTGAGGTATATAAAATGACGCAACAACTTGAAGATGCTTGGGTTAAAGAAATATTTACGCCTACAGAGCTTAAAGAGTATGTAAAATTTGAAACAGAGTTGAAATCAAATTCAACGCCAGAACAAAAAGAAATGTTTGAAAAAAAGTGGTTTAATCTGGTTAAAGAATTTAAGGATAACTTACATAATGATCCAAACTCTAAAGTCGGTATTGATTTAGGGAAAAAATTAATGGACTGGGTGAACAATCTATATGGTAAAAAATATGCACATTTGAGAACTAAAAAATTTGAAAAAGGTTTTGCAGAAGGAAAAGGACTTGAGCAACATGGATTGAATTCAGAAATTGTAGCTTGGATGGACAAAGCCATGGATGCTTATTTAAAGCAGCGTGCTTATTCTATACTAGATAATTTTGGAAAAATTTCTTTACCTCAATTATTGAGTGATTGGAATCATTTGATGGATGAAATATGTGGTGATCAGATTGATAAAAAAGCTACTATTATTGCCCTTGCTTTAGAAAATGAAAAAATTAGTCAAGAAGCTAAAGAATGGTTAAAAGCTAATTTTAATTTATAA
- a CDS encoding manganese efflux pump MntP family protein — MNLLEPLIWGMVLSADSFSAAVALGFRPHKFSDSLKFAISSGSAEVVAVIIGAMAGKKILAQFSSVSHWIAFLLLFGVAAHMFYEGIKELKSGKAEYNLKFHSFIKILIVSIATSIDALAVGVSLAISNKSLLLYLISIGGWAFISTIVGMAIAKQVPKSLSATFNIIGACILFALAFKLT, encoded by the coding sequence ATGAATTTACTTGAGCCCCTAATTTGGGGTATGGTATTAAGTGCTGATTCATTTTCAGCGGCTGTCGCACTTGGGTTTAGACCACATAAATTTAGTGACTCGTTAAAGTTTGCCATCTCCTCAGGCAGTGCTGAGGTAGTTGCTGTGATAATAGGTGCTATGGCTGGGAAAAAAATTCTTGCTCAGTTTAGCTCAGTAAGTCATTGGATTGCTTTTTTATTACTTTTTGGTGTAGCAGCTCATATGTTTTATGAGGGTATAAAAGAATTAAAAAGTGGAAAAGCCGAATATAATTTAAAGTTTCATAGCTTTATTAAAATTTTAATCGTTTCCATTGCAACCAGCATTGATGCTTTAGCAGTTGGCGTTAGTTTAGCAATATCAAATAAATCGCTATTACTTTATTTAATCTCAATAGGTGGTTGGGCATTTATATCTACTATAGTTGGGATGGCTATTGCAAAACAAGTGCCTAAAAGCTTGTCAGCAACCTTTAATATCATTGGCGCATGCATTCTCTTTGCTCTTGCTTTTAAATTGACTTAA
- a CDS encoding HlyD family efflux transporter periplasmic adaptor subunit yields MKEKKNSSKLKKGTLTEADEAFISDSKSALLNRSTPLAHGILITFIILFITLLIWAYFARIEEITTGEGKIIPFSQVKSIQSLDGGIVAQIMVKEGDLISQGKVLMLLDNTRFKADYSQAYEKYLALSAIVARFNAEVEDQKTIVFPKIIKNHPELMRRETNLFNERKKALLEQLQLLQHSHDLVNEEVKMYGPLLKKGYASKLEYLRSVRAADDFKIKMRTLKDKFREQALTDLNSHKAELAIVIEQLNSLKDKMVRTTIISPVKGIVKKLNVVTVGGVIKPGDVIMEIVPFEDYLLVQAKINPKDIGFVHIGQDATVKVTAYDYSIYGGLPGKVVYVSADAIT; encoded by the coding sequence ATGAAAGAGAAAAAAAATTCTAGTAAACTCAAAAAAGGAACCCTTACAGAAGCAGATGAAGCATTTATTTCCGATAGCAAGTCAGCCTTATTAAATCGGTCTACCCCTTTAGCACATGGTATTTTAATCACTTTTATTATTCTCTTCATAACTCTTCTTATTTGGGCTTATTTTGCCAGAATTGAAGAGATAACCACTGGTGAAGGGAAAATTATTCCCTTTTCGCAGGTAAAAAGTATACAGAGTTTAGACGGTGGTATTGTCGCGCAGATAATGGTGAAAGAGGGAGATCTTATATCGCAAGGGAAAGTATTAATGCTTTTAGATAATACGCGTTTTAAAGCAGATTACTCACAAGCTTATGAAAAATACCTCGCTCTTTCAGCCATAGTCGCCCGTTTTAATGCTGAGGTTGAAGATCAAAAAACAATTGTTTTCCCTAAAATTATAAAAAACCATCCTGAATTGATGCGCAGAGAAACTAATCTTTTTAATGAAAGAAAAAAGGCTCTTTTAGAGCAGTTACAATTATTACAACATAGTCATGATCTAGTTAATGAAGAAGTTAAAATGTATGGGCCTCTATTGAAAAAAGGTTATGCTTCAAAACTGGAATACCTACGCAGTGTACGTGCAGCCGATGATTTCAAAATTAAAATGAGAACGTTAAAAGATAAATTTCGCGAACAAGCCCTTACAGATTTAAACAGTCATAAAGCAGAGCTAGCTATTGTAATTGAGCAATTAAATTCACTTAAAGATAAGATGGTACGTACGACAATCATCTCCCCTGTAAAAGGAATAGTCAAAAAACTAAATGTCGTCACAGTAGGAGGCGTTATTAAACCAGGTGATGTGATTATGGAGATTGTGCCATTTGAAGATTATTTATTAGTTCAAGCAAAAATAAACCCTAAAGACATAGGATTTGTACATATAGGCCAAGATGCTACAGTAAAAGTTACCGCTTACGATTATTCTATTTATGGTGGCTTGCCTGGCAAAGTTGTTTATGTAAGTGCCGATGCTATTACATAA